The following coding sequences are from one Luteimonas sp. S4-F44 window:
- a CDS encoding ABC transporter substrate-binding protein, translating into MPLIRRALPLALAAALALPAATVFAQARPAAAPAADVQAGSPSQLVLANSERVLKTIESRRAEFSRDRAALQRFITGEFDTMFDRDYAARQVLGRHSRGASDADVKAFGDALAENLMRRYGSSLLDFNTQLRVRIKSEAPLPRGLGVRVTSELLRSGGEPVPVDYLMRQSGGTWKVFDVMVEGVSFVRTFREQFDPELQRKSIQQVARELRAGQIQADAGK; encoded by the coding sequence ATGCCCCTGATCCGCCGTGCGCTGCCGTTGGCGCTGGCCGCCGCCCTCGCCCTGCCGGCCGCGACCGTGTTCGCGCAGGCCCGCCCGGCCGCCGCACCGGCCGCCGATGTCCAGGCCGGCTCGCCGAGCCAGCTGGTGCTGGCCAACAGCGAGCGCGTGCTCAAGACCATCGAGTCCCGCCGCGCGGAGTTCAGCCGTGACCGCGCCGCGCTGCAGCGCTTCATCACCGGCGAATTCGACACCATGTTCGACCGCGACTACGCCGCGCGCCAGGTGCTCGGCCGGCATAGCCGCGGGGCCTCGGACGCCGACGTCAAGGCATTCGGCGATGCGCTGGCCGAGAACCTGATGCGTCGCTACGGCTCGTCGCTGCTGGACTTCAACACCCAGCTGCGGGTGCGCATCAAGTCCGAGGCGCCGCTGCCGCGCGGCCTGGGCGTGCGCGTAACCAGCGAACTGCTGCGCAGCGGTGGCGAGCCGGTGCCGGTCGATTACCTGATGCGCCAGAGCGGCGGCACCTGGAAGGTGTTCGACGTCATGGTCGAGGGCGTGTCGTTCGTGCGCACGTTCCGCGAGCAGTTCGATCCCGAGCTGCAGCGCAAGTCGATCCAGCAGGTCGCGCGCGAGCTGCGCGCCGGGCAGATCCAGGCCGACGCCGGCAAATGA
- a CDS encoding S9 family peptidase translates to MIRRLSLGLLLLPVLAAANTTARNHLPTPEDIAALAAVDDPQIAPDGRRIAYTVGTPQPGGAAPRTQVWRVAFDGDTAPRALPVPDAAQDRQPRWSRDGRQLLFLSDRRRPGADATGPTQVWRVDADGDAATPLTDTPADVTAFDLSFDGAQLAWLQTDPPSPIEAARLAAKDDAVVVERPTRFSRVWLRALPDGAARALTPVGLQVHDLAWSPDGRTLALRTSSGTTLNDYWYDSAVVLLDVASGRIGAPLEPHASAHPLQWSPDGRRLLYGRLGTHGMVATPIVHDIDRRTRIALGAHWPGTLWLARWQDDATLLGQGQRGMRGAFVQLDAATGAAIERARPQIPFRSFTVATDGRAAYLGLRDDSPGNVWTFDGARLTQRSDHHPQVAGWRLGRVRELEWPASRDGRVISALLVTPSDWDGTTRLPTLVQIHGGPAWAWWSGWQGSWHEWAQLLAARGYAVLLPNPRGSEGHGNAFAELARGDWGDGPLQDVLDGLDLLERDGIADPARVAIGGWSYGGYLSAWAVARSDRFRTAIVGAGVLDLASAALTNDVPDYLPGYFGDPLHERARYDAQSPVHHARAVRVPVLILHGEADARVPLSQAQMFHRALRFNGTPVELVTYPRGPHWFHEKAHEIDLQQRVVDWLDRTLR, encoded by the coding sequence ATGATCCGCCGCCTGAGCCTGGGCCTGCTGCTCCTGCCCGTACTGGCCGCGGCAAACACCACCGCACGCAATCACCTGCCGACGCCCGAGGACATCGCCGCGCTGGCTGCCGTGGACGATCCGCAGATCGCGCCCGACGGGCGTCGCATCGCTTACACCGTCGGCACGCCGCAGCCCGGCGGCGCCGCGCCGCGCACGCAGGTATGGCGCGTGGCGTTCGACGGCGACACCGCGCCGCGCGCCCTACCGGTGCCGGACGCGGCCCAGGACCGCCAGCCGCGCTGGTCGCGCGACGGTCGGCAGTTGCTATTCCTGTCCGACCGGCGGCGGCCGGGCGCCGACGCCACCGGCCCGACCCAGGTCTGGCGCGTCGACGCCGACGGCGATGCGGCGACACCGCTGACCGACACGCCCGCCGATGTCACTGCGTTCGACCTGTCGTTTGATGGCGCGCAGCTCGCCTGGCTGCAGACCGACCCGCCGTCGCCGATCGAAGCTGCGCGTCTGGCGGCCAAGGACGATGCCGTCGTCGTCGAGCGCCCGACGCGTTTCTCGCGCGTGTGGCTGCGTGCGCTGCCCGATGGCGCGGCACGTGCGCTCACGCCGGTCGGCCTGCAGGTCCACGACCTGGCGTGGTCGCCCGACGGCCGCACGCTGGCGCTGCGCACGTCCTCGGGCACCACGCTCAACGACTACTGGTACGACTCGGCGGTGGTGCTGCTCGATGTCGCCAGCGGACGCATCGGCGCGCCGCTAGAGCCGCACGCCTCTGCCCATCCGCTGCAGTGGTCGCCCGACGGCCGCCGACTGCTGTACGGGCGCCTGGGCACGCACGGCATGGTCGCCACACCGATCGTGCACGACATTGATCGCCGTACCCGCATCGCGCTCGGCGCACACTGGCCGGGCACGTTGTGGCTCGCGCGCTGGCAGGACGATGCGACGCTGCTCGGGCAAGGCCAGCGCGGCATGCGCGGCGCCTTCGTGCAACTGGATGCGGCGACCGGCGCGGCGATCGAACGCGCGCGGCCGCAGATTCCATTTCGCAGCTTCACCGTCGCCACCGATGGCCGTGCCGCGTATCTCGGCCTGCGCGACGACAGCCCCGGCAATGTCTGGACCTTCGACGGCGCGCGACTGACGCAACGCAGCGACCACCATCCGCAGGTCGCCGGCTGGCGGCTGGGCCGGGTGCGCGAACTCGAATGGCCGGCCTCGCGCGATGGCCGCGTGATCAGCGCGCTGCTGGTCACCCCGTCCGACTGGGATGGCACGACGCGGCTGCCGACGCTGGTGCAGATCCACGGTGGACCCGCCTGGGCGTGGTGGTCGGGCTGGCAGGGCTCGTGGCACGAATGGGCGCAGTTGCTCGCCGCACGCGGCTACGCGGTGCTGCTGCCCAATCCGCGCGGTTCGGAAGGACACGGCAACGCCTTCGCCGAGCTCGCCCGCGGCGACTGGGGCGACGGCCCGTTGCAAGACGTGCTCGACGGGCTCGACCTGCTCGAGCGCGACGGCATCGCCGATCCGGCCCGCGTCGCGATCGGCGGCTGGAGCTACGGCGGTTATCTGTCCGCCTGGGCAGTCGCGCGCAGCGACCGCTTCCGCACCGCGATCGTCGGCGCCGGCGTGCTCGATCTGGCGAGCGCGGCGCTGACCAACGACGTCCCCGACTACCTGCCCGGCTACTTCGGCGATCCGCTGCACGAGCGCGCGCGCTACGACGCGCAATCGCCGGTCCACCATGCGCGCGCTGTCCGCGTGCCGGTGCTGATCCTGCACGGCGAGGCCGACGCGCGCGTGCCGCTGTCGCAGGCGCAGATGTTCCATCGCGCGCTGCGCTTCAACGGCACACCGGTCGAACTGGTCACCTATCCGCGCGGCCCACATTGGTTCCACGAAAAGGCGCACGAGATTGACCTGCAGCAACGCGTCGTCGACTGGCTGGATCGCACCCTGCGCTGA
- a CDS encoding LysE family transporter → MLVFLAIPGPGTFALLTATARGGVRSGYAALFGLALGDQVLLWLAAGGVAALLAANPMLFRGVQWLGAVYLVWIGVQLLRRRGDGAGMVEMGNGHWFGEGVLITLLNPRAVLFYMAFFPLFIDAAQHRDVATFAAMAGLIWMLGLLYCSLLILVGHALRAHVARDPRITGWMRRIAGACLVGFGVRLAFN, encoded by the coding sequence GTGCTCGTGTTCCTCGCGATTCCGGGGCCGGGCACGTTCGCGCTGTTGACCGCGACCGCGCGTGGTGGCGTGCGCAGCGGCTATGCGGCGCTCTTCGGCCTGGCGCTCGGCGATCAGGTGCTGCTGTGGCTGGCCGCCGGTGGCGTGGCCGCGCTGCTCGCCGCCAACCCGATGCTGTTCCGTGGCGTGCAATGGCTCGGTGCCGTGTATCTGGTGTGGATCGGCGTGCAACTGCTGCGCAGGCGCGGCGATGGTGCGGGCATGGTCGAGATGGGCAACGGTCACTGGTTCGGCGAGGGCGTGCTGATCACGCTGCTCAATCCGAGAGCCGTGCTGTTCTACATGGCGTTCTTTCCGCTGTTCATCGATGCGGCGCAGCACCGCGATGTCGCGACATTCGCGGCGATGGCCGGGCTGATCTGGATGCTCGGGCTGCTGTACTGCTCGCTGCTGATCCTTGTTGGCCACGCGCTGCGCGCGCATGTCGCCCGCGATCCGCGCATCACCGGCTGGATGCGACGGATCGCCGGCGCGTGCCTGGTTGGCTTCGGCGTGCGGCTGGCGTTCAATTGA
- a CDS encoding MlaA family lipoprotein yields MSTPPRTFRPLLPLLAAATLVACAGTGTPRDRVPSPVAVDAPAPTTVPDAVQADASEQPAPPDTATVVEAFDDAARIAGDATPAGGTPVADAPTQAELDYAAIYGEPVYDPVADPTLPAAAQMPRSYDPWEPFNRKMFAFNSAVDRGVAKPLAKAYAKVVPRTVRLGVSNFFSNLGQPVAALNALLQGRPKDAGQSLGRFVVNSTLGIGGIFDPATDADIPHRDADFGQTLGVWGWRNSRYLELPLFGPRTLRDGFGMVGDAPLSPLRQLDDDTWRYGLQGLQLVDLRTRLFVVDSMREGATDEYALIRDAWMQRRAYQIESVRRHRSDEDDLPDYLYEDDAMPTVPVDAIPVVPGISNP; encoded by the coding sequence ATGTCGACTCCACCTCGCACTTTCCGCCCGCTCCTGCCCCTGCTGGCCGCGGCCACGCTCGTCGCCTGCGCCGGGACCGGCACCCCGCGCGACCGGGTTCCTTCGCCGGTCGCCGTCGATGCGCCTGCGCCGACCACCGTGCCCGATGCCGTCCAGGCGGACGCGTCCGAGCAGCCGGCGCCCCCCGACACCGCGACAGTGGTGGAGGCCTTCGACGATGCCGCGCGCATTGCTGGTGATGCCACCCCCGCCGGCGGCACGCCGGTCGCCGACGCACCGACCCAGGCCGAACTCGACTATGCGGCCATCTACGGCGAGCCGGTCTACGATCCGGTCGCCGATCCCACGCTGCCGGCTGCCGCACAGATGCCGCGCAGCTACGACCCGTGGGAACCGTTCAACCGCAAGATGTTCGCGTTCAACAGCGCGGTCGATCGCGGCGTTGCCAAGCCGCTCGCCAAGGCGTACGCAAAGGTCGTCCCGCGGACCGTGCGGTTGGGCGTGAGCAACTTCTTCAGCAACCTCGGTCAGCCGGTCGCCGCGCTCAATGCGCTGCTGCAGGGGCGGCCGAAGGACGCCGGCCAGTCACTGGGTCGTTTCGTGGTCAACAGCACGCTGGGCATCGGCGGCATCTTCGATCCGGCAACCGACGCCGACATCCCGCATCGCGATGCCGATTTCGGCCAGACGCTGGGCGTGTGGGGCTGGCGCAACTCGCGCTATCTCGAACTGCCGTTGTTCGGCCCGCGCACGTTGCGTGACGGTTTCGGCATGGTCGGCGACGCGCCGCTGTCGCCGCTGCGCCAGCTCGACGACGATACTTGGCGCTACGGCCTACAGGGCCTGCAACTGGTCGACCTGCGCACGCGGCTGTTCGTCGTCGACAGCATGCGCGAGGGCGCGACCGACGAGTACGCACTGATCCGCGATGCCTGGATGCAGCGCCGCGCCTACCAGATCGAGTCGGTGCGCCGGCATCGCAGTGACGAGGACGACCTGCCGGATTACCTCTACGAAGACGACGCGATGCCGACCGTGCCGGTCGACGCGATCCCGGTGGTGCCCGGTATCTCCAACCCCTGA
- a CDS encoding STAS domain-containing protein, with product MSAPAAASVRRDGDALAFAGAVSAATVPALWPRVQPLRAGARALDLTAVTVVDSAGLALLAELAGDGALAIQGEPPGLAELRSAYRLTPALAYVRA from the coding sequence ATGAGCGCGCCTGCCGCCGCCTCGGTCCGGCGCGACGGCGATGCCCTGGCGTTCGCCGGCGCGGTGTCGGCGGCCACGGTGCCGGCGCTGTGGCCGCGCGTGCAGCCGCTGCGCGCCGGCGCCCGCGCGCTCGACCTGACCGCTGTCACCGTGGTCGACAGCGCCGGACTCGCGCTGCTGGCCGAACTGGCCGGCGACGGCGCGCTCGCGATCCAGGGCGAGCCGCCGGGCCTGGCCGAACTGCGCAGCGCCTACCGGCTGACCCCGGCGCTGGCCTACGTGCGCGCGTGA
- a CDS encoding glutathione peroxidase, whose translation MTAALTDIPLTTIDGDTTTLGAYTGKTLLVVNVASKCGLTPQYAGLETLYREKRDAGLEILGFPANDFAGQEPGNDAEIQQFCTLHYDVDFPLFSKIAVTGPDAHPLYAALTAARPEATGDGPMRERLRDHGMTPNPAPGVLWNFEKFLIDRHGHVVDRFAPDVTADDPRLRAAVEAALAG comes from the coding sequence ATGACCGCAGCGCTGACCGATATCCCGCTGACCACCATCGACGGCGACACCACGACGCTCGGCGCCTACACCGGGAAGACGCTGCTGGTGGTCAATGTGGCCTCCAAGTGCGGACTGACGCCGCAGTACGCCGGACTCGAGACGCTGTATCGCGAGAAGCGCGACGCGGGGCTGGAGATCCTCGGTTTTCCGGCCAACGACTTCGCCGGCCAGGAGCCGGGCAACGACGCGGAGATCCAGCAGTTCTGCACGCTCCACTACGACGTGGACTTTCCGCTGTTTTCCAAGATCGCGGTCACCGGGCCGGACGCGCATCCGCTGTATGCCGCGCTGACCGCGGCGCGGCCGGAGGCGACCGGCGACGGTCCGATGCGCGAACGCCTGCGCGACCACGGCATGACCCCCAACCCGGCGCCGGGCGTGCTGTGGAATTTCGAGAAGTTCCTGATCGACCGCCACGGCCACGTCGTCGACCGCTTTGCCCCGGACGTGACCGCCGACGATCCGCGCTTGCGCGCGGCGGTCGAGGCCGCGCTGGCGGGGTGA
- a CDS encoding alpha/beta hydrolase codes for MSAASDALDPMLRGFVTAICSEGARLAGGRVLDWPQRRAIAETVRAPWRTGGPTMAQTTTHRIDSAAGAFDLRLYRPAMASTPAPALIYVHGGGWCLFSLDTHDRLMRELAARAGIVVVGIDYALAPEHPYPTALRQCVDAVRAVRARADDFGLDATRLAIGGDSAGANLALATALQLRDADGHTGLAGLLLHYGAFDTAIDADSAATLGAADAMLGADEMADYWRAYLGPAAEHCRDPAAVPAHAALHALPPTLLLWGERDVLAAQNAAMAARLRASGVEVDAQAYAGAPHSFLEAMSVSEIARDALARGAGWLRARLAPAGVGA; via the coding sequence ATGAGCGCAGCGTCCGACGCGCTGGACCCGATGCTGCGCGGCTTCGTGACCGCGATCTGCAGCGAAGGCGCACGCCTGGCCGGCGGCCGCGTCCTCGACTGGCCACAGCGGCGCGCGATCGCCGAGACCGTGCGCGCGCCTTGGCGCACGGGCGGGCCGACGATGGCGCAGACCACGACGCATCGCATCGACAGCGCGGCGGGCGCCTTCGACCTGCGCCTCTATCGCCCGGCAATGGCGAGCACCCCCGCGCCTGCGCTGATCTACGTGCACGGCGGCGGCTGGTGCCTCTTCAGTCTCGACACCCACGACCGGCTGATGCGCGAACTGGCCGCGCGCGCGGGCATCGTGGTGGTCGGGATCGACTACGCACTCGCCCCCGAGCATCCCTATCCGACCGCGCTGCGGCAATGCGTGGACGCGGTGCGTGCGGTGCGTGCGCGCGCCGACGACTTCGGCCTCGATGCCACGCGGCTGGCGATCGGCGGCGACTCGGCCGGCGCCAACCTCGCACTCGCCACCGCGCTGCAGTTGCGCGACGCGGACGGGCACACGGGACTGGCCGGCTTGCTGTTGCACTACGGCGCGTTCGACACCGCGATCGACGCCGACTCGGCGGCGACGCTGGGCGCCGCCGACGCCATGCTCGGCGCCGACGAGATGGCCGACTACTGGCGCGCCTACCTCGGCCCTGCGGCGGAGCATTGTCGTGATCCTGCGGCCGTGCCCGCCCACGCCGCATTGCACGCCCTGCCGCCGACGCTGCTGCTGTGGGGCGAACGCGACGTGCTCGCTGCGCAGAACGCGGCGATGGCGGCGCGCCTGCGTGCGAGCGGTGTCGAGGTCGACGCGCAGGCCTATGCCGGCGCGCCGCACAGTTTCCTGGAGGCGATGTCGGTGTCCGAGATCGCCCGCGATGCGCTGGCGCGCGGCGCCGGCTGGCTGCGTGCGCGGCTGGCGCCTGCAGGCGTGGGCGCATGA
- a CDS encoding nucleoside 2-deoxyribosyltransferase domain-containing protein, with amino-acid sequence MLRSLLAPLLAIATLAPLSAFAATTVVSPDPLPDDGRPTVFLAGSIEMGRAGDWQQQIQAALADLDVVLLNPRRADWNPAWRPEADEPEFRRQVEWELAALERADLVLMYFAPGTQSPITLLEFGLYARSGKLLLAAPAGYFRKGNLDITAERYGVPRVETLPALIDSVRARLAASHPAP; translated from the coding sequence ATGCTCCGATCCTTGCTCGCGCCGTTGCTCGCGATCGCCACCCTCGCGCCGCTGTCGGCGTTCGCGGCGACGACGGTCGTCTCGCCCGACCCGCTGCCCGACGACGGCCGACCGACGGTGTTTCTGGCCGGCAGCATCGAGATGGGCCGTGCTGGCGATTGGCAGCAGCAGATCCAGGCCGCGCTCGCCGATCTGGACGTGGTGCTGCTCAATCCGCGCCGTGCGGACTGGAACCCGGCCTGGCGGCCGGAGGCGGACGAGCCCGAGTTCCGGCGCCAGGTGGAGTGGGAGCTCGCGGCGCTGGAGCGGGCGGATCTGGTGCTGATGTATTTCGCGCCGGGCACGCAGAGCCCGATCACGTTGCTGGAATTCGGCTTGTACGCGCGCTCGGGCAAGCTGCTGCTGGCAGCGCCAGCCGGTTACTTCCGCAAGGGCAACCTGGACATCACTGCCGAGCGTTACGGCGTGCCGCGGGTGGAGACGCTGCCGGCGCTGATCGACTCGGTGCGTGCCCGGTTGGCCGCCTCGCACCCGGCGCCGTAG
- the rmuC gene encoding DNA recombination protein RmuC, producing MNPHVVLLALILVLVAVATGLLVLLLLRRPGAGGEALERALREEQRAGRTELRQQLDGFAAAQAQRIDAFGAQLQAVAARTDQRLDEFTVRTDARLDAFTRTTDERLDVLRAALGEDARKARTEAADQQQRFADALGARLNELTQRNEQRIGEMRATLEQQLRALQADNAAKLEQMRATVDEKLQTTLEARLGASFKLVSERLEQVQRGLGEMQQLATGVGDLKRVLSNVKNRGGWGEVQLENILEQTLTQDQYGRGVRVKPGAAEIVDFAIRLPGRGDADAVVWLPVDAKFPREDYERLLDAQEQGDAEAVKTAVAQLERAIRVQAKSICDKYVCPPHTTDFAVMFLPTEGLYAEVIRRAGLVDLLQREHRIVVAGPTTITALLNSLQMGFRTLAIEKRSSEVWQVLGAVKTEFGKFATVLERATSQLDTVQNSIKAAGVRTRAIERQLRGVESLPGPDAQALLGDALDDNVDAQD from the coding sequence ATGAACCCGCATGTCGTTCTGCTCGCCCTGATCCTCGTCCTCGTCGCGGTCGCGACGGGCCTGCTCGTGCTGCTGTTGTTGCGTCGTCCCGGCGCGGGCGGCGAGGCGCTGGAGCGGGCCCTGCGCGAGGAGCAGCGCGCGGGCCGGACCGAGTTGCGCCAGCAGCTCGACGGCTTCGCCGCAGCGCAGGCGCAGCGTATCGACGCGTTCGGCGCGCAGTTGCAGGCAGTCGCCGCACGCACCGACCAGCGGCTGGACGAATTCACTGTGCGCACCGATGCGCGGCTCGACGCGTTCACGCGCACCACCGACGAACGCCTCGACGTGCTGCGCGCGGCGCTGGGCGAGGACGCGCGCAAGGCCCGCACCGAGGCCGCGGACCAGCAGCAGCGGTTCGCAGACGCGCTGGGCGCGCGCCTGAACGAACTGACCCAGCGCAACGAGCAGCGCATCGGCGAGATGCGCGCCACGCTCGAGCAGCAGCTGCGCGCCTTGCAGGCCGACAACGCAGCCAAGCTCGAACAGATGCGCGCGACCGTCGACGAGAAGCTGCAGACCACGCTCGAGGCGCGCCTGGGCGCGTCGTTCAAGCTGGTGTCCGAGCGGCTCGAACAGGTGCAGCGTGGCCTGGGCGAGATGCAGCAACTGGCGACCGGCGTGGGCGACCTCAAGCGCGTGCTGAGCAACGTCAAAAATCGCGGCGGATGGGGCGAGGTGCAGCTGGAGAACATCCTCGAGCAGACGCTGACGCAGGACCAGTACGGCCGTGGCGTGCGGGTCAAGCCGGGCGCCGCGGAGATCGTGGATTTTGCGATCCGCCTGCCCGGCCGCGGAGACGCCGATGCCGTCGTGTGGCTGCCGGTCGATGCGAAATTCCCGCGCGAGGATTACGAACGCCTGCTCGACGCGCAGGAACAAGGCGACGCGGAGGCCGTGAAGACCGCGGTCGCCCAGCTCGAACGCGCGATCCGGGTGCAAGCCAAGTCGATCTGCGACAAGTACGTGTGCCCGCCACACACGACCGATTTCGCGGTGATGTTCCTGCCGACCGAAGGGCTCTATGCCGAGGTCATCCGCCGCGCCGGTCTGGTCGACCTGCTGCAGCGCGAGCATCGCATCGTGGTCGCCGGACCGACGACGATCACCGCGCTGCTCAACAGCCTGCAGATGGGCTTTCGCACGCTGGCGATCGAGAAGCGCTCGAGCGAGGTGTGGCAGGTGCTGGGCGCGGTCAAGACCGAGTTCGGCAAGTTCGCGACTGTTCTCGAGCGGGCCACAAGCCAGCTCGACACCGTGCAGAACAGCATCAAGGCGGCCGGCGTGCGCACGCGCGCGATCGAGCGCCAGTTGCGCGGCGTCGAGTCGCTACCCGGCCCCGACGCGCAGGCGCTGTTGGGCGATGCGCTCGACGACAACGTCGACGCGCAGGACTGA
- a CDS encoding aldo/keto reductase: MHSRRSFLSAAALGAATLAAAPLVASAQTTPGDVLPTQGRRRSTALPTNPAGGRRYRPSARVGLGGAPLGNNWAVVTEDDAQATLEAAWDGGMRLFDTSPWYGLGRSERRFGHVLGQKPRAEYVISSKVGRLLTATQETPKVGWKDPPPFDYRYDYSAAGTRRSIEDSLQRLGIDAIDIVLIHDLSPDNGDMKERWTEYFEQARTGAFVELTKMREEGLIKAWGMGVNTPDPALRAIEVADPDIFLLACQYSLLDHQRALDDTFPKLAAKDISVIVGSPLLAGFLTGRDRYLYGSQPVPADAQQKRAKAEEIVRAHGVDLRTVALQFANAPEVVSAIVPGARNARQVQENIASMSVAIPGGVWDDLRRAGIVAEHAPVPAAG; the protein is encoded by the coding sequence ATGCATTCACGTCGCAGCTTCCTGTCCGCCGCCGCACTCGGCGCCGCCACCCTCGCCGCCGCGCCGCTGGTCGCCAGCGCGCAGACCACACCCGGCGATGTCCTGCCGACGCAGGGCCGTCGCCGGTCCACTGCGCTGCCGACCAATCCCGCGGGCGGCCGCAGATACCGCCCGAGCGCGCGCGTCGGACTCGGCGGCGCGCCGCTCGGCAACAACTGGGCGGTCGTCACCGAAGACGACGCGCAGGCCACGCTGGAGGCCGCGTGGGACGGCGGCATGCGCCTGTTCGACACCTCGCCCTGGTACGGCCTCGGCCGCTCCGAGCGTCGTTTCGGCCACGTGCTGGGCCAGAAGCCGCGCGCGGAGTACGTCATCTCCAGCAAGGTCGGCCGTCTGCTGACCGCGACGCAGGAAACGCCCAAGGTCGGCTGGAAGGACCCGCCGCCGTTCGACTACCGCTACGACTACAGCGCGGCCGGCACCCGCCGTTCGATCGAGGACAGCTTGCAGCGCCTGGGCATCGACGCGATCGACATCGTGCTGATCCACGACCTGTCGCCCGACAACGGCGACATGAAAGAGCGCTGGACCGAGTACTTCGAGCAGGCCCGCACCGGCGCCTTCGTCGAGCTGACCAAGATGCGCGAGGAAGGCCTGATCAAGGCCTGGGGCATGGGCGTCAACACGCCCGACCCTGCCCTGCGCGCGATCGAGGTCGCCGATCCGGACATCTTCCTGCTCGCCTGCCAGTACTCATTGCTCGACCACCAGCGCGCGCTCGACGACACCTTCCCCAAGCTCGCCGCAAAGGACATCTCGGTCATCGTCGGCTCGCCGCTGCTGGCCGGCTTCCTGACCGGGCGCGACCGCTACCTGTACGGGTCGCAGCCGGTGCCGGCCGATGCCCAGCAAAAGCGCGCGAAGGCCGAAGAGATCGTGCGCGCACATGGCGTCGACCTGCGCACCGTGGCCCTGCAGTTCGCCAATGCACCCGAGGTCGTCTCGGCGATCGTGCCCGGCGCGCGCAACGCGCGGCAGGTGCAGGAGAACATCGCCTCGATGTCGGTGGCGATTCCCGGCGGCGTCTGGGACGACCTGCGGCGCGCCGGCATCGTCGCCGAGCACGCGCCAGTGCCCGCAGCGGGCTGA